The genomic segment CCATTTACCTTCACTCTGGGCTGCTGAACCCCCaaacctgcagcccatgggctTCGGTCCCATCCTGCTACTGGATCTGTGTATCTCCATAAGGGACAGCTGATCCCAAACCCTGCACCTCACTTCTGCATCTACTGAATCCCAGTGAGGGATGTGGGATGTGAGAGGGCACAGAAACTCCCCTGTATAAGCATGACCTGCAAGTACCTTCTGTGAGCATCCCCCAATAGTATTGCATAGGGGCATCCAGTGTGAGCATCCCCTGCAAGCATTCCATATGAGCATCCCCTGAAAGTATCCCCTGCTAGTATCTCATACAGGCATCTCATATGAATATCCCCTGCAAGCACCCCATACAAGTGTCCCCTGACAGCGTCTTGTATGAGCCTCTCCTGCAAGCATTCCATGTGAGCATGACCTGCGCATATCTTATATGAGTATCCCCTGTGAGTATCATGTACAGGCATCCCATATGAGGATCCCCTGAAAACATTCCCTGCAAGCACCCCATAAAAATATCCCTTGCGAGCATCCCCTGTGAGTACCTCCCAAAAGAACCTCCTGCCAGCATTGCCTGTGAACTGCAGGAAGGGATGCTTCCCATACAAATATCCCTTGCAACCAGCCCCTTTGAGCATCCTAAACAAGTATCCCCTACCAACATCCCATATGGGCATCCCCTGTCAGCATCTAATATGAGCATGAACTGCAAGTATCCTCTGTTAGCATTCACTGTGACTATCCTGTACAGACATCCAGCGTGAGTATCCCATACAAACATCCCCTGCAAGTATCCCATACGAGCATCCTCTGCCAGCATCCCATACAAATATCCCCTGCCAATATCGCATATGAGCAACCCCTGCCCGCTTCCCCCGCACTCCTGACCCCACGTCTTCTCGGCAGCTCCGCAGCGAGTACATGCAGAATTACGCCAGCAAGGTGAGCGAGGGCATggccctgcagctgggctgccTGGAGCTCAGGTACGTGCTGCCCGTCCCTGCTCCTCTACTGCAGCGGGAATGCTGGGGGCGGGCGGGGTGTGGGGATGGAGGAGAAGGAGCTCCAggctccaggggtgggatgggatgcagATGCAGGGTGGCTCTGATGGCCCTCCCCTCTTGCAGGAGGTTTTATAAGGATATGCCTCACAATGCGCTGGATAAGAAGTCCAACTTCGAATTCCTGGAGTGAGTAggcacagcctgtcctgctgggCTGAAACACCCTTACCCTAaaccctgaggagctgcagatGGCCTTCCTCAGCCCCTCTCATCCTCACTCAATTCCTCATTTCCCCTCAATTTCTCATCTTCTCTGCAACCCCTCCTTCTACCATAGCCCCTCATCCTCTCTCAATTCCtcatcctcctgcagcccctcataCTCTGACAGTTCCTCATCTCCCTTGTGACCCCTTGTCCCCCAATTCCTCATCCCTACTGTGACCCTTTTTTTACCCACAGCCCGTCATCCCATCTCAATTCCTCACTCCCCCCTCAATTTTTCATGGCCCCTCATGGGAAGAGTGCACACAGTAGGACCTGGGAACCTTtcaccctgtgctgggctggtggCTTATCCTCAAGGAGCACCTCTTGCCCCACAGCACCCTCTTTGCTTGGTGTCTTCCCCCCCCGCCCTCCCCCACTATGTAGCTCCCCAGGGAGACCCTCGAGGAGTGGGGGGGTCCCCACAGGGCTGTTAACATGCAGGGGGGGTCTCTGCTCTTCAGGAAGGAGGTGGGCCTGGACCTCTTCTTCCCCAGCCAGATGCAAGAGAACCTGAAGGTGAGGGCTGTACATGGATGTGGGTGCAAGCAGGCAGAGCTTTGGCTGGGTTTAAGGTGTATAAGTGTGCATGGATGTGGCCAGGTGTCCTCACGTGTGTgcattttcctgtgtgacctgattgagaggaacctgctttagcggttggttggactagataatctctagaggttccttccaaccccctaccattctgtgattctgtgatcaacaTATGGGTGTAATTTGGCACATGTGCACATCTGCCGGTGCTTGGGTACGTGTGCGAGTGTGCTCACATGTGTGACAATGTATCTGCACGTACtcactttgtgtgtgtgttgaggaagaactttttccctgagagggtctggtggagtccccatccctggagctattgcaaagccgtgtagctgatgtgctgagggacatgagatagtggtgggcttggcactgtgaggggagaggGTGGACTTAAGggtcttcaaggtcttttccaaccaaaatgattctgtggttctatagTATGAGGCTGAGTGGGTGCATCAGCGTGTGTGGGTTtgcacacacatgtgcatgcaCATCTGCCCACACTTGTATACGTGACCATGCACATGTGGAGGCATGGTGGCATGCACATGCTTATAGATATGCATGGGTGCAGATGCATTATCTGTATCTGCAGGGGAGTGTTTGTGTGCTTGTGCCCATGTGTCTGTGTCCATGTGTCCATGTTCATGTGTGCGTCCATGTGCGTGTGTCCATGTGCAGCTTGACCCCTCCGCAccccctgtccctgctgcaTGCCTGGCACGTGTCCAGCGTGGCTCATAGCCTGTGTGCCCACAGCCCAAGCAGTTCCGGAAGATGATCCAGCAGACGTTCCAGCAGTATGCGCTGCTGCGGGAGGAGGAGTGCATCCTCAAGTTCCTGCACACCCTTGCCACCTTTGCCAACATCGACCAGGAGAGCTACCGCTGCGAGCTCATCGTGAGTGCCACGGGAGGGCTGAGAGGAGATCAGATGggaaggggtgggatggaatgctGTGCAATGCTATAACGTGGAcgaggatgggatgggatgagatgagatgagatgagatgagatgagatgagatgagatgagatgagatgagatgggGATGAGTTGAGGTGGGGATTGAATGGTTTGGGCTAGGGATgaggatgggatgagatgggggTGAgaatgggatgagatgggaggACGggatgagccagcagtgtgcccagggggccaagaaggccaatggcatcctggcctatatcaaaaatagtgtgaccagcaggaccaaggaggtgattgtccccttaTACTCAGtgctgatgaggccacacctcgaataatgtgtccaggtctgggcccctcactacagaaggacattgaggtgctggagctcCTATGTCCTCAAACCCACCAAGACTTGCTGAAGGTGCAACCATAGTTAGCACAGGCAGCATCTTGGGAGACTGCTGATTGCTGAGAGGGGCTGAACGTGCAGCAGGGGCTCTGGGGACCTTCCACACCCCAGAGCCTGAACTTGAAGTTCGCTTAACCCCTTTGAGGTGAAAAGGTGACAAGCAACAGTGCTGGGAACCCGTGTGGGGACAAAAGGAGGAAACTCACCCACACTGGCCTCCTTGCTTTGCCACATCCACTATTCCCCTTCCAAGTATCTCCAGGAAGGTGATTTTTCCTGAGGTGTCTCATATATTGCAGCGAGTTGAGGGGGGAGAACCTGGGTCTTGGAGTACCCtacacaaaaaagaaatgatttacattctttttctgctgcaccCCCAGCAAGGGTGGAACATCACGGTGGATCTGGTCATTGGACCCAAGGGCATCCGGCAGATGACGAGCAAAGAGGCCAAGgtatggggtgggggggagggtgTAGGGTGCTGGATGGAGATTTGGGGGGTGGCTGTTCTTTGATTAGTGGTTAAAGtggacatcagggctctgcttcTCTCCCCAGCCCACATGCTTGGCTGAATTCCAGCACATCAAGTCCATCAAGTGCTCCAGCGTGGAGGAGGGccgggctgtgctgcagctggggctcaGTGGTACCCCACAGGTGAGGACATATGGGGGATGGGTGGTCCCCTGGGTGCTATGGGGTGTGTTAGAGGGTCCTACAGGGCTGTGGGATGCCGTTGAATCCTGGTGGGTTAGGCGGGATTTGGTGGACAGCTGTTTCATGGAATCATACaatcattacggttggaaaagctctttaagatcatcgagtccatctcctcacctcacactgccaagcccatcagtaACCCATATCCCTCAAGAACCTCATCTgtgcattttttaatatctctaagGATGagaactccaccacctccctgggcagcccatgtTAAGCtgatgcttaacaaccctctcagtgaaaaagttcttcctcagctccaatctaaaccttccctggggcaacttgaggccatttcctcctgtcctattatttgttactggagagaaaagattgactcccacctcgctgcaacctcctgtcagggagttatAGCGAGTGATCGTATCTCCCCTCATGCTCCACTTCTCTGTCACCAACCctccaggccctttccctgtgggcagctttccagcccctctgccccagcctggagcgttgcctggggttgctgtggccccAGGGCAGGACCCGGCCCTTGGCCTTGTCaagcctcatcccattgccctgggtccattgctacagcctgggcagggccctctgcagagctttccTGACCTCAAACACATCTACGCTCCCACACAGCTTCATGTGGGACAAACTGACTGAGGGTGCCCTCAATCCCTCacccagatcattgataaagctgttaaacacaacaggccccagcactgagccctggggaacactgCTAGTGACCAGCCAACAACTGGGTTTAACTCCGTTTACCATCCTGCatcactccagcatctccctgccccagctctgtggTCATCCTTGTCCCTGCTGTCTCTTCTAGTCCCTGGCTATCAAGACAGCTTCTCTGGCTGAAGCAGAGAATATGGCCGACCTCATAGATGGCTACTGCCGCTTGCAAGGGGACCTGGAAACCTCCCTCATTGTCTTCCCCAGTAGAGGTGAGTTCTCTTTGGGGCTCTGACTCTGGCAGTTCCCCCTTTGTGCCCCTTCTCTCCATGGAGTGACCTCAGCTGAGACCCATCAAACTCACCACATGTGTGGCTGAAGCATTTTTGGGGGTGATGGGTTCTCAGAATCCATCAGACTCTGAtggtggggtggggatgggaaaTGACTGCCTGCTGTCCCCTCTACAGAGCGTGAGAAGAGGATCAGCCTCCCACAGATCCCAGCCCCGTGAGTACCACCTGATCCCAAAGTAGGGCTGGACCCTCTGCTGTCCACTCACCCCACCCCACACCCTCACACCCACCTCCTCCCACACAGGCACCTGGAGGAGAGGCAGTCAACGCTGTCTGACAGCATCAGTGTGGGTGAGTtttgggctctgctgctcccttGCCACTGCCCCAGGGAGacgcaggcagggctgggggacagTAAGGGGTGGACATttagggggtttgggggagctGGACAGCCTTTTGTCTCACCCATCTTGGAGAAGGGCCAGACTGACATCCCATGTTCCCGATAGCCATGATCCCCATGGGGACTGCATTGGGTTGGGTGGACCAAACCCCATGGAAATGTCACAAGgaacccccctcccccccaccccccaccacTTGGAGAGCTGCCTGAAACTCTTCCCCCGTTCTCCTTCTGGTCCTAGAATCTGAAATTTATGCTGAAATCCCTGACGAATCCTCAAGACCGAGATCTGGAGGTAGGTGCCACTCCCCCTGGGTGCCCTCAGTCAAGCCCTTCCACCTCCTGCTCACCCCAATTTCCCACTCTAACATGGTGGGAAGAAAGTTTGGCCTGCACTGCCCACCTCACCCACCTTGTGCCACGGGGCAGGACGTGTGGGTCCTCACCAAGGGGATGCTagtgggggtgggcaggggtACAGGCAACATCCCACCAGCTGGCCCtgacccctctactctgctcccTGCAGTCCAGCACTACGGGATCTCCCGGGAGGATGTCACGTTGGGGAGGATCCTGGGGGAAGGCTTCTTCGGAGAGGTCTATGAGGGGATCTACACCACCCCGGTGAGCATCctgccctctcccagccctgacTGCCTCCTCCATGTCTGGGGGAGGGGAATGGGGTGATGCagcccccatccctccttctcCTTACAGAAAGGGGAACGGGTCAATGTGGCTGTGAAGACCTGCAAGAAGGACTGCAGCCCGGAGAACAAGGACAAGTTCCTAAGTGAAGCGGGTATGTGGGGTAGTCCTCCTGCCCTTTTGTAGGAGATGGAGTCTGCTCAGGATCCTCTCCCCTGGGGCTTGTGTTGGTGGGCAGAGGACAGATGTGTTTGCAGCACTGCAGTGGTGGGGTGTTACATATAGGTGGCAGAACCCTCTCCTGACATCTCTTGATCCCTGCTTGGGGACAAATCGCTGTTGCAATGCAGGAGGAGGGAAGTGGCCCACGGCATCGCTCCATGCTGTTCTCTAAAATACTTAGTTTATGGGAGGGAAGGCTACCAGGGAAGGGTAGAAAAGCTGCTGAATCCTTGTGTGGGAGTACATGGGCACCACTTGGATATAAAATCCTGAGGAGCTGGAAACCAGGAGCTCCAGCGTCTTTGAGAGTGTACCAGGCCATCACTGGCGATTCCTCGTGCTCTGTCTCTGGCTTCATTCATCGCAGAGACCTGTCCCTACACTCCAGGACAGGGGGCTGTGCTCTTGGAGAGGAGACCTCCCACTGTTGCAGAGTGTCTGACGTGATGTCCCCACAGTGCTGATGAAGAAGCTGGACCACCCCCATATCGTGAAGCTCATCGGCATTGCGGAAGAGGAGCCTACCTGGATCATCATGGAGCTCTATCCCTACGGGGAGGTGAGAGGGGGAATCCCACATCTGGGGCCCACCCCATCCCTCTGCtacccttccagcccctgctcagtcCCTGAGCCCCCCTTGTCTGTCCTATTGCAGCTGGGGCAATACCTGGAGCAGAACAAGCACTGTCTCCCTGTGCCCACGCTCATCCTCTATGCCCTGCAGATCAGCAAAGCCCTGGCCTACCTGGAGGCCATCAACTGCGTACACAGGTAGGGCAAGAGGGAAAAGCAGCCAGACAGGATGCCAAAAGAGGCAGGAGAAGGTTGGTTGGGGGACAggcactggggagcagaagTGGGTAGAGGTAGCATCTGTTGCTGCAGATCCTTTTATGCAGCCAGGTGAGCTGGTTGTCTGGGTATGAGCTCTCCTTCTCCatcccttctcctccttttccatccttcctcattctcttcctcctccatccctcctcttCCTACATCCCTTTTCCCCAACCAAGGGTCTCTCTCCTTGTAGGGATATTGCCGTGAGGAATGTCCTGGTGGCCTCTCCAGAATGTGTAAAACTGGGTGACTTCGGGCTCTCCAGGTACATCGAGGATGAGGAATACTATAAAGGTGAGGGCTGCTTGGGTTCATCCCAACCCTCTGAGAGCTGAGACCATGGTGAgacctccctgccctgcccttccCTACCTGCGCTGgggctgctccatccctgctgAAAGCCACCCTGTCTCTCCCTCCAGCATCCATCACCCGTCTCCCCATCAAGTGGATGTCACCTGAGTCCATCAACTTCCGCCGCTTCACAACAGCCAGTGATGTCTGGATGTTTGGTGAGTGGTGGGATAGGGCTGGAACGGGGTCCTGGgcatcacagaattgttttggttggaaaagaccttgaagctcCTCGagcccaacccctcccctcacagtgccaagcccaccactaacccatgtccctcagcacctcagctacacggctttgcaatagctccagggatggggactccaccagctccctgggctcctcttgtccaggctgaacacccccagggccctcagcccctccccagcacacttgtgctccagccccttccccagctccgctgcccggctctggacacgctgcggcccctcagtgtccctctggcagtgaggggcccaacactgaacacagcactcgagctgcggcctcaccagggcccagcacaggggacggccactgccctgggcctgctgccacaccactgctgatacaagccagggtgccactggccttcttgcccacctgggcacgctgctgcctcatcttcagctGCTATTGATTAGCACCCTCAGGTCCTTATCCTATTCTGGACCTCAGGGTTATCTCAGCTTTACCCCTGGGAAAAGACGTCTCAGGGAAGAGCTCCTGGGACAGAGCTGCTTGCAATTCAACCATTGTTAgcagcttcctcctcctctagCCTGGCACTGTTTTTGGTACCCAAAAACTCAGGCAAATGGCTGCTCTCCCAGGTCTGGCACGGCTTGAGGTTGCTCATGTTACTCCTACAGCTGTGTGCATGTGGGAGATCCTAAGCTATGGCAAGCAACCCTTCTTCTGGCTGGAGAACAAGGATGTGATCggtgtgctggagagaggcGACCGCCTGCCCAAACCCGACCTCTGCCCACCTGTCCTCTACACCCTCATGACCCGGTGCTGGGACTACGACCCCAGTGAAAGGCCCAAGTTCAAGGACTTGGTCTGCAGCTTGAGGTGAGCAAGGAGGTGGGAAAGGAGAGTCATGATGTCTGTGGTTTGATGGAGAGATGGGTAAGTGGTGAAAGAAAAATCGAACTTATGCAAGATTTAGGATCTGGAGTTTTCTTTCCCAGTCTGAACTCAAAGGACtatttcatagaaccatagaattgtttcattggaaaagacctttaagatcatcaagtccaaacatTCATCTCACACTACCAAACCCATCACTGTTTTGAGACCATTTGAGCCTCGTTGTCCCCAGAGTGGTGGTGCCTAGACTGAAATGGAAATGGTTTGCTTCTTGCAGAGGGATATTGCAAGGGAGTAGTGGCACCAGGACAGGCTAGGGagcctgctggagagcaactggagagcagctctgcaaagagggacctgggagtgctgctgggcagcaaataaacatgagcagcaacgtgccctcgtgggcaagaaggccagtggcatcctgggggcatgaagagagtgttagcagcaggtggagggaggttctccctctctcctctgccttggtgaggcttcatctggactcctgtgtccatctctgggctccccagttctggagagacagggaactgctggagagggatcagtgcagggctaccaaatgctgaggggactgaaacagctctgtgaggaggaaaggctgcgggacctggggctgttcatcctggagaagagaaggctgaggggcgaactcatcaatgctgataaatcccTACAGGGtaggtgtggagaggatggggccagtgtttgttgtgtggtggccagtgccaggacaaggggtaatgggcacaaactggaacccagcaagtgccagtggcacaggaggagaaacttgtttggtgctgaggtgagggaaccctggcccaggctgcccagggagggtgtggaggctcctttttgGGAGGTTTCGAAAGCCACCTGgacctgtgccccctgatggaggggaacctgcttgagcaggggcttgggctggatgagctctgcagggccctgccaaccccACCATTTGgggattctgtgagtctgtgccATGATGATGCCGGTGTGGCTGGCCATGACCAAGCTATGTACTCCCAGgcctttccctctgctcttcccATTTCTCATGTTTCCCATGGCCCATCCAGCTCTGGCTAATTCCCACTCTCAGAGCTATGGGAGAGGTGGCAACACTCCCTCTTGGGGCTGTCACCCTCTGTTCTTCCCTGTAGTGACATTTACCTGATGGAGAAGGAGTTGGccaaggagcaggagaggaacAACCGCCACCGGCCTCCCAAGATCATGGAGCCACCGTCTTTCCAGGAACCACCTCCAAAGGTGAGCAGAGGACAGACCTCTGGCAGGTTCATCTCCTGATGGGTACTGCAAAAGTGGGACCACCCTCATCTTACACCCAAGCctgcatttctctctcctctgctttccGTAGCCCAGCAGACCTAGGTACAAGCCACCACCTCAAAACAACCTCCTGGCTCCCAAGCTGCAATTCCAGGTAAGATCCTATGGCTGAAGCATTGTAGGAAGCTGAGCAAGGGGGTAAAAGCCAGAAAACTCTAACTGGAGCAAAAACCCTTGAGCTTTTGGGGCTCCAAGGTGCCCCACGACACAACCACATGCCTCTTGCTGCAATACCAGCAAGACACTGCACACCTTGAGGCTCGGCCCTGCTCACCCCACGGTTTGTTCACCTATTGAAGCTATCAGATGCTTTGGCCCCAGGGAATTGGagactgcacacacagctccagccAATTCACATGCACGGCTGAGAGGAGAGGAGGTTTGTTGCTCCCTGGGGTTATCTAGGTCACAGGCTGGAGCGATGGGCcgagggcaatgggatgaggtttaacaaggccaagggctggaTCCTGCctttgggccacaacaaccccaggcaacgctccaggctggggcagaggggctggaaagctgtccgcAGGGAAAGGGCCTATGGGGTTGGTGACAGAGAAgtggagcctgaggggagacatgatcactctctgcagctccctgacaggaggttgtagtgagatggggtttggtctcttctctctagtaatgaattattctatgattctataggcCACCCCTTCTTCAAGGACCAAGGCTGGTCCCTGgtgcatcatagaatcattttctttttaaaaaagcttaaaGATCACTAAACCCAccccctctcctcaccctgccaagcccaccagtaacccatgtccctcagcacctcagctacacggctttgcaatagctccagggatggggactccaccagctccctgggcagcctgggacaggggctgacaaccctctcagggaacaagttcttcctcagctccaatctaaaccagccctggggcaacttgaggctgtttcctcttgtcctgtcactggtagctcaggagcagagaccaaacctcctccctgccccggccacagcctgctgtcagggagttgcagagtgctcatATCTCCCTTCAGgctcctcttgtccaggctgaacacccccagggccctcagcccctccccagcacacttgtgctccagccccttccccagctccgctgcccggctctggacacgctgcggcccctcagtgtccctctggcaatgaggggcccaacactgagcaCAGCACTCGAATTAAATATCAGGCTGAAACCTGCAAGACATAAAGTATTTTGAATGCCCTTTTGGGACTGGGCAGGAGTCCAGACAGCAGTGTGGGAGGTCACAAACCCCATGCTCAGGGTGAGAAAGAGCAAAGAAGTGGGGGAAGACCCTGATCCTGCTTCACAGATGAGCACGAGGACAGCTCCTGTTGTGAAAGCCGCTCTTCCCCGTGTTGTCtgctctgtctgtctgtctgtctgcactAACCCCTgttgccctgccctgctgcctgcttGCCCACAGGTGCCCGAGGGCCTGTGTGCCAGCTCACCTAcgctcaccagccccatggAATACCAGTCTCCAGCCAACTCCCTGCACACCCCACCACCCAACCGCCACAACGTCTTCAAGCGTCACAGCATGAGGGTAAGGCAGAAGATTCCTCCATACCACAGCATCCAGAGGATATGCCAGTCCCAGGGGGCTTTGTCCCAGGCCCCTGGCAGTAGCTGAGGGCTCGGCAGGAGGGATGCTCACTGCACCATGCTCTGCTtcatgctgctgcctctgctgcttccaGCTCAGTGTTGCTCCCAGCCCATCTCCTTATGGGTTCTGCTGGAGGGATCGAGCCCATGAAGGGTGCCAGGATGTCTCCAGCCCCCCACCAGTGCATGTTTGCATGTACATACCGGTGAAGCTGTGTCGGTGGATGAGTGACTGTCATGGTATCCCCATTTTTGGGCAGGGGATAGGTGGCTGCTGCTCCTTGGGGCTCTGAGTCAACTCTTGGTATTGTCATCTGAAATGCCAGTGATAGTTTGCAGCCTGGTCTTGATTATTCTAGGTCCCAAGTCAACCCCTGTGATGCTCTGCCTGAAGTCTCTAGGGTGACTTGTGCATGCTGCCCGTGGAAAGTGCCAGGATGAGATGGTGGGAGATGTAGGGCCAGCTGGTGATTTCTTCTCCCTGTTAGAAACCTAAGTGATCCACAAATTAATTTTAGGGGTTTTCATGGCTGTTTGGGGTCTGGTGCATGGCTTGTGTGATGAAATCAGCATGCAGAGGGGAGCTCTGGCTCCTGAGATTTCCCACGTCACCTCTGGCTCTGCACACCAGGAGGAAGATTTCCTCCGTCCCAGCAGCAAGGAGGAGGCACAGAAGCTGTGGGAGCTTGAGAGGCTCAAGATGAGGCAGGTCCTGgacaagcagcagaagcagatggTAGAAGACTACCAGTGGCTACGGCAAGAGGAGAAGTCTCTGGTGAGTGGCCTTGAGCCATGGGCTTCCAGCTCTTGCACTCTCAAGAAGGTGATGGAAGAGCTACTGCAGACATTAACATTGCCTTTCCCAAAGTGACAGAGGGGAGACTGAGATGAGCTcttgggaagaagttcttccaagctatgagggtggtgaggccctggcacaggttgcccagagaggctgtggctgccccatccctgtcagtgttcaagggcaggttggatggggcttggagcagcctggtctggtggaaggtgtccctgcccgtGGAAGGGGActgaactagatgacctttgAAAGTCCCTTCCCACCTTAACCATTGTGTAATTCATGTCTGGAAAAGCCAGTTTTCCTTGGAGGAGCAGGTCCTTCAGCACCCAaatctcttccagccctttaTTTTCCACATCTGTAAAAATCTCATGGAGCTGCTTCACttcaaaatgaatgttttgAAACTCAGCCAATTTCTAAACACTTGCAATCATGTCTTAATGAGCTTTTATAATGCTTTTGAAATAAGGACCAGAAGTAGCtacaccagcagcagcttgtgATGAGACAGGATTGGAAGGAGActgaaaaccttttattttggTTGATAAAGTGGATCTCAGCTCCCCTCACCCCAAGGGCTGTTGGATGCTGTGTGGTTGCTTCAAGTAAGATTTGGTATTTcagagcagcagtgtgaggtttCTGGTGCCCCAGGAGCAAGTGAGGAGCAGATAGAGGTGATGAGA from the Colius striatus isolate bColStr4 chromosome 2, bColStr4.1.hap1, whole genome shotgun sequence genome contains:
- the PTK2B gene encoding protein-tyrosine kinase 2-beta isoform X1, with amino-acid sequence MSAIPEALGRPRSSSSRSLAGTLEATLGMGPLEMDKEEMRILKVCFYSNSFNMGKNFKLVKCPVTTEIREVIRSILVSGRIGPDIKLAECYGLRLKHVKSDEIHWLHPDLTVGEVQEKYECLHLEAEWRYDLQIRYLPEDFIERFKEDRTTLLYFYQQLRSEYMQNYASKVSEGMALQLGCLELRRFYKDMPHNALDKKSNFEFLEKEVGLDLFFPSQMQENLKPKQFRKMIQQTFQQYALLREEECILKFLHTLATFANIDQESYRCELIQGWNITVDLVIGPKGIRQMTSKEAKPTCLAEFQHIKSIKCSSVEEGRAVLQLGLSGTPQSLAIKTASLAEAENMADLIDGYCRLQGDLETSLIVFPSREREKRISLPQIPAPHLEERQSTLSDSISVESEIYAEIPDESSRPRSGVQHYGISREDVTLGRILGEGFFGEVYEGIYTTPKGERVNVAVKTCKKDCSPENKDKFLSEAVLMKKLDHPHIVKLIGIAEEEPTWIIMELYPYGELGQYLEQNKHCLPVPTLILYALQISKALAYLEAINCVHRDIAVRNVLVASPECVKLGDFGLSRYIEDEEYYKASITRLPIKWMSPESINFRRFTTASDVWMFAVCMWEILSYGKQPFFWLENKDVIGVLERGDRLPKPDLCPPVLYTLMTRCWDYDPSERPKFKDLVCSLSDIYLMEKELAKEQERNNRHRPPKIMEPPSFQEPPPKPSRPRYKPPPQNNLLAPKLQFQVPEGLCASSPTLTSPMEYQSPANSLHTPPPNRHNVFKRHSMREEDFLRPSSKEEAQKLWELERLKMRQVLDKQQKQMVEDYQWLRQEEKSLDPTVFMNNNIPPLLPEKETDYNGIAEFTGPPQKPPRLGAQLSIHPTPTANLDRTDDPVYSNVMDLVRAVLQLKNEISLLPPEGYILVVKNVGLSLRKLIGSVDEILPILPAASRTEIEGTQKLLNKDLAELINKMRLAQQNAITSLSEECKRQMLTASHTLAVDAKNLLDAVDQAKVQANLVKLCLE
- the PTK2B gene encoding protein-tyrosine kinase 2-beta isoform X2; translated protein: MSAIPEALGRPRSSSSRSLAGTLEATLGMGPLEMDKEEMRILKVCFYSNSFNMGKNFKLVKCPVTTEIREVIRSILVSGRIGPDIKLAECYGLRLKHVKSDEIHWLHPDLTVGEVQEKYECLHLEAEWRYDLQIRYLPEDFIERFKEDRTTLLYFYQQLRSEYMQNYASKVSEGMALQLGCLELRRFYKDMPHNALDKKSNFEFLEKEVGLDLFFPSQMQENLKPKQFRKMIQQTFQQYALLREEECILKFLHTLATFANIDQESYRCELIQGWNITVDLVIGPKGIRQMTSKEAKPTCLAEFQHIKSIKCSSVEEGRAVLQLGLSGTPQSLAIKTASLAEAENMADLIDGYCRLQGDLETSLIVFPSREREKRISLPQIPAPHLEERQSTLSDSISVESEIYAEIPDESSRPRSGVQHYGISREDVTLGRILGEGFFGEVYEGIYTTPKGERVNVAVKTCKKDCSPENKDKFLSEAVLMKKLDHPHIVKLIGIAEEEPTWIIMELYPYGELGQYLEQNKHCLPVPTLILYALQISKALAYLEAINCVHRDIAVRNVLVASPECVKLGDFGLSRYIEDEEYYKASITRLPIKWMSPESINFRRFTTASDVWMFAVCMWEILSYGKQPFFWLENKDVIGVLERGDRLPKPDLCPPVLYTLMTRCWDYDPSERPKFKDLVCSLSDIYLMEKELAKEQERNNRHRPPKIMEPPSFQEPPPKPSRPRYKPPPQNNLLAPKLQFQVPEGLCASSPTLTSPMEYQSPANSLHTPPPNRHNVFKRHSMREEDFLRPSSKEEAQKLWELERLKMRQVLDKQQKQMVEDYQWLRQEEKSLDPTVFMNNNIPPLLPEKETDYTEFTGPPQKPPRLGAQLSIHPTPTANLDRTDDPVYSNVMDLVRAVLQLKNEISLLPPEGYILVVKNVGLSLRKLIGSVDEILPILPAASRTEIEGTQKLLNKDLAELINKMRLAQQNAITSLSEECKRQMLTASHTLAVDAKNLLDAVDQAKVQANLVKLCLE